From Watersipora subatra chromosome 8, tzWatSuba1.1, whole genome shotgun sequence, a single genomic window includes:
- the LOC137402705 gene encoding collagen alpha chain-like — translation MEKKELMENGMSQDTKAKLKVYGFGTALLAVFMMTSILANVMVVNSLYQKVDQKSSQVIAIKAALASLDSSPGNDLERQKRTYFDSKNCYCKAKPGPKGPPGDDGADGKDGANGKNGAPGTDGKDGKDGPKGMAGHPGPKGPKGAPGQNGKMGSDGKAGETGATGMTGKDGKDGEVGATGVMGKIGIKGLKGMLGSKGMPGMKGSDGKKGDRGAKGMVGKPGTDGKDGKDGKPGPKGMKGAPGTDGTDGADGKDGVKGDKGMTGARGPNGSDGKNGADGKDGAKGMSGNTGAPGDNGKDGAPGDKGDDGRPGAKGKDGKDGSKGERGDKGMVGDKGKDGKDGTDGKDGKKGPKGMKGNKGPNGQDGADGVDGQKGSRGMPGTNGKDGKDGEDGKNGNKGEKGMTGAKGAKGPNGKDGSDGAKGETGMTGATGPRGQNGNDGPKGAKGMMGNKGAQGKDGKDGEDGAPGPKGTVGETGKPGKDGADGPKGSKGMRGNPGPNGKDGKDGNDGKDGKDGAKGNPGVDGEDGKDGKMGPQGPKGQRGPRGPKGTDGKDGKPGAKGPDGMRGNKGPDGKDGKDGKDGKNGQKGANGEPGKDGNDGKPGKPGPKGHKGERGEPGKTGLHKGDQKGKKEREVNNRWKREGKQKDPINLDYWGYREPSGDGDSLSLRGATGFTMNDTNC, via the exons ATGGAGAAGAAAGAATTAATGGAAAATGGTATGTCGCAAGACACCAAGGCCAAGCTGAAGGTCTACGGATTTGGCACAGCGCTGCTAGCCGTGTTTATGATGACAAGCATTTTAGCAAATGTCATGGTTGTAAACTCTCTCTACCAGAAAGTCGACCaa AAGAGTTCTCAAGTGATCGCTATTAAGGCAGCCTTAGCCTCATTGGACAGCTCGCCAGGGAATGACCTTGAG AGGCAAAAGAGAACTTACTTTGACAGCAAAAATTGCTACTGTAAAGCAAAACCAGGACCAAAG GGTCCTCCTGGTGATGATGGAGCTGATGGCAAGGATGGCGCTAATGGAAAGAATGGAGCTCCTGGTACTGATGGTAAGGATGGAAAAGATGGTCCTAAAGGTATGGCTGGTCACCCTGGACCAAAGGGACCAAAAGGAGCTCCTGGACAGAATGGAAAAATGGGAAGTGATGGCAAAGCTGGTGAAACAGGAGCTACTGGTATGACAGGAAAAGATGGAAAAGATGGTGAAGTTGGTGCCACAGGAGTAATGGGCAAAATAGGCATTAAGGGATTGAAAGGAATGTTAGGAAGTAAAGGAATGCCAGGTATGAAAGGTTCAGATGGTAAAAAAGGAGATCGTGGCGCTAAAGGAATGGTGGGCAAACCTGGTACTGATGGCAAGGATGGTAAAGATGGCAAACCAGGCCCTAAAGGTATGAAAGGAGCTCCTGGCACAGATGGAACAGATGGAGCTGATGGAAAGGATGGAGTCAAAGGAGATAAGGGAATGACAGGAGCTCGTGGTCCTAATGGATCAGATGGAAAGAATGGAGCTGATGGTAAAGATGGTGCAAAGGGCATGAGCGGAAACACTGGTGCACCAGGAGACAATGGAAAAGACGGTGCACCTGGAGATAAGGGGGATGATGGCAGACCTGGAGCTAAAGGAAAAGATGGTAAAGATGGAAGcaaaggagagagaggagacaaaGGAATGGTAGGCGACAAAGGTAAAGATGGAAAGGATGGCACAGACGGTAAAGATGGAAAGAAAGGTCCAAAGGGAATGAAAGGAAACAAAGGGCCAAATGGCCAAGATGGTGCCGATGGAGTAGATGGACAAAAGGGCAGCAGAGGCATGCCTGGAACCAATGGCAAAGATGGTAAAGATGGTGAAGACGGTAAGAATGGAAACAAAGGAGAGAAGGGTATGACCGGAGCTAAAGGTGCCAAGGGTCCAAATGGCAAAGATGGATCTGATGGTGCAAAGGGTGAGACAGGAATGACAGGTGCAACAGGACCTAGAGGACAGAATGGAAATGATGGTCCAAAAGGAGCTAAGGGTATGATGGGAAACAAAGGTGCCCAAGGCAAGGATGGAAAAGATGGAGAAGATGGAGCACCTGGACCAAAAGGAACAGTGGGTGAGACAGGTAAACCTGGAAAAGATGGTGCAGATGGACCTAAGGGCTCGAAAGGAATGAGAGGTAATCCTGGACCCAATGGCAAAGACGGTAAAGATGGCAATGATGGAAAGGACGGAAAAGACGGTGCCAAGGGTAATCCTGGAGTTGATGGTGAGGATGGCAAAGATGGAAAAATGGGCCCACAAGGGCCAAAGGGTCAGCGTGGACCAAGGGGACCTAAAGGCACAGATGGTAAAGATGGAAAGCCGGGAGCTAAGGGACCTGATGGCATGAGAGGAAACAAAGGCCCAGATGGTAAAGATGGAAAAGACGGCAAAGATGGAAAGAACGGACAAAAGGGAGCAAACGGTGAACCAGGAAAGGATGGAAATGATGGAAAACCTGGCAAACCTGGACCCAAGGGTCACAAG ggAGAGAGAGGTGAGCCAGGAAAGACTGGCCTTCACAAAGGAGACCAAAAGGGAAA AAAAGAAAGGGAAGTGAATAACCGTTGGAAGCGGGAAGGAAAACAGAAGGACCCTATTAACTTAGACTACTGGGGATATAGAGAACCAAGTGGAGATGGTGACAGCCTGTCCTTGCGAGGCGCAACTGGCTTTACAATGAATGATACAAACTGCTGA